From the genome of Deinococcus arcticus:
CCGCCAGGGACGAGGCCACCGAACCCTTGCCGTTGGTGCCACCCACCAGGACGGTCTGAAAGGCGGCCTGGGGGTTGTCCAGCCGCGCCAGCAGAGCCCGCACCCGGTCCAGGCCCGGATGAATGCCAAACCGCTGCTGGGCGAACAGCCAGTCAAGGGCCAGCGGCCAGGAGGAGTCGGAGGTCATGCCTTCAGCATAGAAGGGCCAGTGGGCCAGGAGGCAGGCGCGCATGGCCACCTCCCGGCCCAGCAGAGGCGGCTTCAGCCCTGGGGGGTGAAATAGGTTTCGAGCACCGGCACCACCTGCTTCTTGCGGCTGATGCGCGCGCCCAGATCGGCCACATGGCCCTGGGTCTCCACGCCAAAGGCTTCCCGCAGCACCTTTTCCTCAGTGGCACTCAGCACCAGCGTGCGGTTGGTCTCGTTCAGAATGTCCACCACGCTCAGCAGGACGCCGCTCAGGCCGTCTTCGGCTTTCAGGTTGTCCATGGCGGCCAGCAGCTCGCTCTGGCGCCCGAACACGTAGCCGGGATTGGTGGTTTCAATCACGCCCAGGCCCCACTGGTGCGGCGCTGTGGGCTCACCAAATGGAAACACCTTGTAGTCCATGCGCAGCAGGGTTTCAGCTGGGGTGTCGCCCAGGTCGCTCTTGGCCGCGAACATGGCCAGGGCGTACGCTTCCACATCAGTGATGCCGGCCACGGGCGCCAGAAAGGCCACAGCGTCGCGGTCCTCAGCGGTGGTCGTGGGGCTGCGGAAGTGCAGGGTGTCGCTCAGAATGGCGCTCAGCAGCAGCCGGGCGTCCAGGGGCTCCACGCTCAGGCCCGCTTCCCGGAACAGCTTGAGCAGCAGGGTGCCCGTGGAGCCCACCGGCTCAAAACGCAGATAGGCCGGCTGGGTGGTGGTCAGGTCGCCCAGCTTGTGGTGGTCCACCACGCGGGTCACGGTCAGCTCGTGCAGGTTGGGCAGCGACTGGGCGCTCTCGTTATGGTCCACCAGGACCACCTGGGCGCCGGCCGGCAGGGTCTCCAGCAGAGGCGGGGCGTCCACGCCCGCCTCGCGCAGCACAAACGCCGTTTCAAAGTTGGGTTCCCCCAGCCGGTAGGCCTGGGCGTCTATGCCCTGGCGACCCAGAAGGCGCGCGTAGACCAGCGCGGCGGTGATGGCATCGGTATCGGGGTTCTGGTGACCGAACACAGCAAGCATGGCCGGAGTCTAGCGGGTGGCGGCCGGGCATATGCGGAGCCTGCCAACACAAGAAACCCCCGCATAGAGCGGGGGCTTCTGGAAACAAGAGGGTTTAGAAGGTGACGCGGTAGCTGATCTTGAAGACGCTGCCACGGGCGCTCTGAGCAGGCTGAGCGGCGGTGGTGGTGCTGGCAGCCAGCCCCGTCAGACCCAGGGTGCCGTAGCCATACCCGAAGCTAAGGTCGTAGTAGTTACCTTCCACGTACACCAAGCTCTGGGTGAGTGTACGGTTGTAGTTGTACTGGTCAACCGTAGTGCCCGCCGTACCAGCCGTACCAGATGCACCGGCCGCGAAGGGGCGGTAGGCGCGGTTGGTGCCCACGTAGCCAGCGTAGTAGACGGCCAGCTTAGTGTTGGGCAGCAGGAACTCGTTCAGGCGCACCCCCACGCGGTAGGTCACGTCGTTGGCGGTGAAGTCCACGTTCGCGCCGGTGGCAGCGTAGTCGTAGCTCTTGTTGTAGAACTTCGCGTACGCTTCAAAGCTGGGACGGAACACGGTGTTCAGCGTGTCGGTCTTGACGTCCACCGTGCCGTTGAAGCTGGTGGTGTTGGCCAGCGTGTTGTTGGTCGACAGTTCTGTGCTGCCGTAGGTGCTGGTTTCGAAGCCTGCACCCACGTTGATGTTGGCGACACCCACCTTACCGTTATAGGCAGCGTTACCGTACACCACGTTGTTGCTGTAGCTGTTCGTGGCGGTGCGGTAGCGCGCCTTGTAGCCCAGCGTCAGGTCCAGGTTCTTAACAATTGCGTCGGCAGCCTTACCATCGTGCTTGGCTTCCACACCAAATTCGCTGTAGCAGGTGGTGCCCCCGCAGGAGTTCGAATCCAGCTCTGTGGTGGTCAGACCAAACTCGTTGCTAGAAGCAGAGGTGCTGTACGAGAAGAGGCCACTGT
Proteins encoded in this window:
- a CDS encoding manganese-dependent inorganic pyrophosphatase; translated protein: MLAVFGHQNPDTDAITAALVYARLLGRQGIDAQAYRLGEPNFETAFVLREAGVDAPPLLETLPAGAQVVLVDHNESAQSLPNLHELTVTRVVDHHKLGDLTTTQPAYLRFEPVGSTGTLLLKLFREAGLSVEPLDARLLLSAILSDTLHFRSPTTTAEDRDAVAFLAPVAGITDVEAYALAMFAAKSDLGDTPAETLLRMDYKVFPFGEPTAPHQWGLGVIETTNPGYVFGRQSELLAAMDNLKAEDGLSGVLLSVVDILNETNRTLVLSATEEKVLREAFGVETQGHVADLGARISRKKQVVPVLETYFTPQG